The following coding sequences lie in one Psychrobacter arenosus genomic window:
- a CDS encoding amino acid ABC transporter substrate-binding protein produces the protein MTHRSLSSLSKVAVVATSVLLIAACNKTPTNENTDANATAETGSDLMNRISSGGTINVGTEGTYPPFTYHNEKGDLTGYDVEVTRAIADKLGVKVEFKETQWDAMLAGLDSKRFDMVANQVSLTTPERKAKYDKADAYSWSGAVVLAKKSDSRFNAWESVKGLKSAQSLSSNYGELAEKYQAEVVPVDGMAQAIELVKQGRADFTMNDNLAVLDYLKKFPDSDLEIKLTAPAEEKTGSGLVLRKGDDAVVAKLNEAMQALKADGTLTRLSEEFFGEDISQP, from the coding sequence ATGACCCATCGCAGCCTATCTAGCTTATCTAAAGTTGCCGTCGTCGCTACTAGCGTTTTGCTAATTGCCGCTTGCAACAAAACGCCTACTAATGAGAATACGGATGCCAATGCTACGGCAGAGACAGGCTCAGATTTAATGAACCGTATCAGCAGTGGCGGAACTATTAATGTAGGTACGGAAGGGACGTATCCGCCGTTTACTTACCATAATGAAAAAGGCGATTTGACGGGCTATGATGTCGAAGTCACTCGCGCTATAGCCGATAAATTAGGCGTAAAAGTTGAGTTTAAAGAAACTCAGTGGGATGCCATGCTAGCAGGTCTTGACTCAAAGCGCTTTGATATGGTGGCGAATCAGGTGAGCTTGACCACGCCTGAGCGTAAGGCCAAGTATGATAAGGCGGATGCTTATAGTTGGTCAGGAGCGGTGGTATTGGCCAAGAAATCAGACAGCCGTTTTAATGCTTGGGAATCGGTAAAAGGCCTAAAGTCTGCGCAATCTTTGAGCAGTAACTACGGTGAGCTAGCTGAAAAATATCAAGCGGAAGTGGTACCGGTAGATGGTATGGCGCAAGCGATAGAATTGGTTAAGCAGGGCCGTGCTGACTTTACAATGAACGATAACTTGGCGGTACTCGACTATCTCAAAAAATTCCCCGACAGCGATCTTGAGATTAAATTAACCGCCCCTGCTGAAGAAAAAACGGGCTCAGGCTTAGTGCTTCGTAAAGGTGATGACGCCGTAGTAGCCAAGCTAAACGAAGCCATGCAAGCGCTAAAAGCAGACGGTACTTTGACACGTTTGAGTGAAGAATTCTTTGGTGAAGATATTAGCCAACCATGA
- a CDS encoding urease accessory protein UreD produces MAPDLATAFTSSPSGLSGWHSTLKLGFNALGTKTRLVKRQHCGALQVQRALYPEPNSPTAAHQAGICHGIILYPPAGIAAGDKLKIDIELASGSHAVLTTPGAGKWYGKEQDKSQLPDDNNEVKVQHCATDANFARQDIRAAVAEGACLEWLPQESIVFNHANIQARTQFELANSSRLLTWDIVVFGRQAYEEVFACGQYRNELTIRRNGKLSVYENSNHAAGSRWFTSPLAMAGQHIVGTFWAVPAIDTFASNRKTKLTQTIAILREQIATQSLPVVCSQTEQAICIRYLGDDVQACFAAFSTLRHVLRQEWWQLTEYKPRIWDT; encoded by the coding sequence ATGGCCCCAGACTTAGCTACTGCTTTTACCTCATCACCGAGTGGGCTGTCCGGTTGGCACTCTACCTTAAAGTTAGGTTTTAATGCGTTGGGGACTAAGACGCGGTTGGTCAAACGTCAGCACTGTGGGGCGTTGCAAGTTCAGCGGGCGCTCTATCCTGAACCCAACTCGCCAACTGCTGCCCATCAAGCCGGTATCTGCCATGGCATTATTCTATATCCACCAGCAGGTATTGCGGCAGGCGACAAACTTAAGATTGATATTGAATTGGCCAGTGGTAGCCATGCCGTACTAACAACACCGGGAGCAGGGAAGTGGTATGGCAAGGAGCAGGATAAGAGCCAGTTACCGGACGATAATAACGAGGTGAAAGTCCAGCATTGCGCAACCGATGCTAACTTTGCCCGTCAGGATATTAGAGCAGCCGTAGCAGAGGGCGCGTGTCTTGAATGGCTACCGCAAGAGAGTATTGTTTTTAATCATGCAAATATACAGGCACGCACACAATTTGAGCTAGCAAATAGCAGTCGTTTGCTCACTTGGGATATCGTGGTCTTTGGTCGGCAAGCTTATGAGGAAGTGTTTGCTTGTGGCCAATATCGTAACGAGTTAACCATTCGTCGTAACGGCAAGCTTAGCGTTTATGAGAATAGCAATCATGCGGCGGGTTCGCGTTGGTTTACCTCACCGTTGGCCATGGCAGGTCAGCATATTGTCGGGACGTTCTGGGCGGTTCCGGCGATAGATACCTTCGCTTCTAACCGCAAAACCAAATTGACCCAAACTATTGCCATTTTACGCGAGCAGATTGCTACTCAATCCCTACCTGTAGTTTGTAGCCAAACCGAGCAGGCGATTTGTATTCGTTACCTCGGCGATGATGTTCAGGCGTGCTTTGCAGCATTCTCTACATTGCGGCACGTGCTGCGCCAAGAGTGGTGGCAGCTAACCGAATATAAACCGCGAATCTGGGACACTTAA
- a CDS encoding lysozyme inhibitor LprI family protein: MPTLASNLSRFARSFNRFFVAIALLTAAASSSAVAPIKSNLIMGMDIQGQRLNLYYGCEEGYVSCEDMALVATDLASWGFTADQDKKSPVTPFVVKIYPAKTKHSLCQDGVTPCGFQGYIFSDERISGFIDLGDNTVSLSDTKLKRMSELTFKEATDYLPLTGNAGLIDRKYIESDKGLNDTYNAIKSEVAQWHGYERVAELKTDQTQWIIRRTKNCGADSHHRPRTQAEKVCFIGQNEARMNEYFLWID, encoded by the coding sequence ATGCCCACTTTGGCCTCCAACCTCAGTCGTTTTGCCCGCTCATTTAATCGGTTTTTTGTAGCCATAGCTTTGCTTACAGCGGCTGCTAGCAGTAGCGCCGTTGCTCCAATAAAATCTAATTTAATCATGGGAATGGACATCCAGGGTCAGCGCTTAAATCTGTACTATGGCTGTGAAGAAGGCTATGTCAGTTGTGAGGATATGGCGCTAGTGGCCACGGATTTAGCGAGTTGGGGATTTACAGCAGATCAGGATAAGAAGTCACCAGTAACGCCTTTTGTCGTCAAGATTTATCCGGCGAAAACCAAGCACAGTTTATGTCAAGATGGCGTGACGCCTTGCGGCTTTCAGGGATATATTTTTAGTGATGAGCGAATTAGCGGCTTTATTGATTTAGGCGATAATACCGTCTCTCTCAGTGATACTAAGCTTAAAAGAATGAGCGAACTCACCTTTAAAGAGGCTACTGACTACTTACCTTTAACAGGGAATGCGGGATTAATTGATCGTAAATACATTGAATCCGATAAGGGATTAAACGACACTTATAATGCTATTAAAAGTGAGGTGGCGCAGTGGCATGGGTATGAGAGGGTCGCTGAGCTTAAGACGGATCAAACCCAATGGATTATCAGACGCACAAAAAATTGCGGCGCAGACAGCCATCATCGGCCGCGCACGCAAGCAGAAAAGGTATGTTTTATTGGACAGAATGAGGCGCGAATGAACGAGTACTTTCTTTGGATTGATTAA
- a CDS encoding amino acid ABC transporter permease encodes MSWLTQFLAMLPFMTEDRAHIVITSFWPMLKGALLYSIPLALISFAIGMGIALVVALIRIVPRAALWHKIAYRLARIYVSAIRGTPMLVQLFIIFYGLPSIGVKLEPLPSAVIAFSLNIGAYASETVRASILSITKGQWEAGATVGLSYLKTFRHIILPQALRVSVPPLSNTFISLVKDTSLASLILVTELFKQAQIITARNYEFMLVYTEAALIYWTICLLLSSLQGRLEQRLDRYVAK; translated from the coding sequence ATGAGCTGGTTAACGCAATTTTTAGCAATGCTACCGTTTATGACGGAAGACCGCGCGCATATCGTCATAACCTCCTTTTGGCCTATGCTTAAAGGAGCCTTGCTCTATTCTATTCCCTTAGCGTTGATATCCTTCGCTATTGGGATGGGTATTGCCTTAGTGGTCGCGCTCATTCGCATTGTGCCACGCGCTGCTCTTTGGCATAAAATTGCCTATCGCTTAGCGCGAATATATGTCTCAGCGATACGCGGCACCCCCATGTTGGTGCAACTGTTCATTATCTTTTATGGGCTGCCCAGCATTGGGGTAAAGTTAGAGCCATTACCTTCAGCCGTAATTGCGTTCTCGCTAAATATTGGGGCGTATGCGTCAGAAACGGTTCGAGCGTCTATTTTATCTATAACAAAAGGGCAGTGGGAGGCGGGCGCGACGGTTGGTTTAAGCTATCTCAAAACCTTCCGTCATATCATCTTGCCGCAAGCTTTACGGGTTTCTGTACCGCCCTTATCCAATACTTTTATTAGTTTGGTAAAAGACACGTCGTTAGCGTCTCTTATTTTGGTGACTGAGCTGTTTAAACAAGCGCAAATCATTACTGCTCGCAACTATGAGTTTATGTTGGTTTATACCGAGGCGGCGCTGATTTATTGGACCATTTGTCTGTTATTGAGCAGTTTGCAAGGTCGTTTAGAGCAACGTCTGGATCGCTATGTCGCTAAATAA
- a CDS encoding amino acid ABC transporter ATP-binding protein, whose amino-acid sequence MIQVSNIHKAFGDNEVLKGIDLDIAKGSVVVILGPSGSGKTTFLRCLNTLETPEQGVISFDDGSLRVDFGAKPSKRELAALQHKSGMVFQSYNLFPHKTALENLMLGPVIAQGKSKEAVRTEALALLEKVGLSDKADLYPFQLSGGQQQRVGIARALAIQPDLLLFDEPTSALDPELVQDVLETMKQLASEGWTMVVVTHEINFAREVADKVVLMEGGYVVESGTPEQLFELSTHPRTRAFLQRITTQ is encoded by the coding sequence ATGATTCAAGTCAGTAATATCCATAAAGCCTTTGGCGATAATGAAGTGTTAAAAGGCATTGATTTGGACATTGCGAAGGGCAGCGTGGTGGTGATTCTGGGGCCTTCGGGCTCGGGGAAAACCACCTTTTTACGTTGTCTTAATACCTTGGAGACGCCGGAGCAGGGTGTCATTAGCTTTGATGATGGCAGCTTGCGAGTCGATTTTGGCGCTAAGCCCAGTAAGCGAGAGTTGGCCGCTTTGCAGCATAAATCGGGGATGGTGTTTCAATCTTATAATTTATTTCCGCATAAGACCGCTTTAGAAAACCTCATGTTAGGCCCGGTTATCGCTCAGGGTAAGAGTAAAGAGGCCGTGCGTACTGAGGCGCTAGCGCTGCTAGAGAAGGTCGGTTTGTCGGACAAAGCAGATCTCTATCCTTTTCAATTGTCTGGCGGTCAGCAACAGCGGGTCGGTATTGCCCGTGCCCTAGCTATTCAACCGGATTTACTGCTATTTGATGAGCCCACTTCCGCGCTAGATCCCGAGTTAGTGCAGGATGTGCTTGAGACTATGAAACAGCTGGCGTCAGAAGGTTGGACGATGGTAGTGGTCACTCATGAGATTAATTTTGCTCGGGAAGTCGCCGATAAAGTAGTACTTATGGAAGGCGGCTATGTAGTCGAATCGGGTACTCCTGAGCAATTATTTGAGCTATCAACCCATCCCCGTACGCGGGCTTTCTTACAGCGTATTACGACTCAATAG
- the ureA gene encoding urease subunit gamma — protein sequence MQLTPTEKDKLLLFSAGMVAERRKNRGVKLNYPEAIAYISMMLLEGARDGKTVAQLMSEGNTYLSRDDVMEGIPEMIHDVQVEATFPDGTKLVTVHDPIV from the coding sequence ATGCAGCTGACCCCTACTGAAAAAGACAAACTGCTTCTCTTTAGCGCAGGCATGGTCGCAGAACGCCGTAAAAATCGCGGGGTGAAATTGAACTATCCTGAAGCGATAGCTTATATCAGCATGATGCTGCTTGAAGGCGCGCGTGATGGCAAGACCGTAGCCCAGCTGATGAGTGAGGGCAATACTTACTTGAGCCGCGATGATGTTATGGAGGGTATTCCAGAGATGATTCATGACGTTCAGGTCGAAGCGACTTTTCCAGATGGCACGAAGCTGGTGACGGTTCATGATCCTATTGTTTAG
- a CDS encoding calcium-binding protein, with the protein MAMFDYKNYSTDAAAQLVDEAHRLSAYTNASNFYGLPGDKLLNFAGDITGDLLPSSPNVGIPEGWRELKPSDLGVSENLVDRSGYFQIESFYTGKAVEGPQAKIFAQYDDEGNVTKVNLNFSGTNGIADIIDYLNLNTREGVELLEPILNIVKDFTIANGLKGSDVLVSGYSLGAGLTNVMAEDRAILSDGFFTDSDYMGFEVPKIYDNSDVVLNFGYENDVVHRVAGDATTFLEALGQGKPGLVNPDREFESSTDNVVLFNDIYASPIWDLSLFSLLNIPVGWNAHINGVTTDAITRIKDSTFYEYTAKDSVVIVSELSAISRNTTWVKDRATHTSDHFGDSAFIIGTQFNDLIQGGSNSDYIDAGAGNDTIRVGKGVDHVDGGAGQDELRLEGRSTDWDAYKMEDGTLFFVDKKGNNLVEADNVESVSFQSELISHTNNYTITENGLIDNQPGLNWFFNRDVSFGKATEGSNANDSLSGNIVFGRGGDDTINGTSKGDVLHGGSGNDSLQGWAGNDRLFGGEGDDRLDGGKGNDQLFGGIGNDTFVFGRQSGHDVILDFNNDVGYKDIISFEAGLFKDANDLAAHSSQKGDNVVINISRSDSVTIEHAMLDDVLSSTILG; encoded by the coding sequence ATGGCTATGTTTGATTATAAAAACTATTCTACCGATGCAGCGGCTCAACTAGTTGACGAAGCGCATCGCCTCTCCGCTTATACCAATGCTTCTAACTTCTATGGTTTACCGGGTGATAAGCTCCTTAATTTTGCAGGAGATATTACCGGTGATTTGTTGCCGAGCTCCCCCAATGTGGGTATTCCAGAAGGCTGGCGCGAGCTTAAGCCAAGCGATTTGGGGGTAAGCGAAAACCTCGTCGATAGATCCGGTTATTTCCAAATTGAAAGTTTCTATACGGGCAAAGCCGTTGAAGGCCCTCAAGCTAAAATCTTTGCCCAGTATGATGACGAAGGCAATGTCACTAAGGTCAACCTCAACTTCAGTGGTACCAACGGTATCGCAGATATTATCGACTACCTAAACCTAAATACGCGTGAAGGCGTCGAATTGTTAGAGCCTATCTTAAATATCGTCAAAGACTTTACTATTGCTAATGGCTTAAAAGGCAGTGACGTCTTGGTCAGTGGTTACAGCTTAGGCGCGGGCTTGACCAACGTGATGGCAGAAGACCGAGCCATATTGTCCGACGGCTTCTTTACCGATTCCGACTATATGGGTTTTGAAGTCCCTAAAATTTATGACAATTCTGATGTTGTTTTAAACTTTGGTTATGAAAACGACGTGGTGCACCGGGTCGCTGGTGATGCTACTACTTTCCTAGAAGCGTTAGGGCAAGGCAAACCTGGTCTTGTTAACCCTGACCGTGAGTTTGAAAGCTCAACGGATAACGTCGTATTATTCAACGACATCTATGCCTCACCCATCTGGGACTTGAGCCTTTTTTCCTTATTAAATATTCCTGTAGGTTGGAACGCGCATATCAATGGCGTAACCACGGACGCTATTACCCGTATCAAAGACTCCACCTTTTATGAATATACCGCTAAGGACAGCGTGGTTATCGTTAGCGAGCTGTCAGCTATTAGTCGCAACACGACTTGGGTCAAGGATAGAGCCACCCATACCTCAGACCATTTTGGCGACTCAGCTTTTATCATCGGCACCCAATTTAATGACTTAATTCAAGGCGGTAGTAACTCAGACTATATCGATGCCGGAGCTGGTAATGACACCATTCGAGTGGGCAAAGGCGTGGATCATGTGGATGGTGGCGCCGGTCAAGACGAGCTACGTTTAGAAGGCCGTAGCACCGATTGGGATGCCTATAAAATGGAAGATGGCACCTTATTTTTCGTCGATAAAAAAGGTAATAATCTCGTTGAGGCGGATAATGTCGAATCCGTCAGCTTCCAAAGTGAGTTGATCAGCCATACGAATAATTACACTATTACTGAGAATGGTTTAATTGATAATCAGCCCGGCCTTAATTGGTTCTTTAATCGCGATGTGAGCTTTGGTAAAGCCACGGAAGGCAGCAATGCTAACGACAGTTTATCAGGCAATATCGTCTTCGGCCGCGGTGGTGATGACACCATTAATGGCACCTCAAAAGGGGACGTTTTACATGGTGGCAGCGGTAATGACAGTCTGCAAGGTTGGGCCGGTAACGACCGTCTCTTTGGCGGCGAAGGTGACGATAGATTGGATGGAGGCAAGGGCAACGACCAGCTGTTTGGCGGTATAGGCAATGATACCTTCGTCTTTGGTCGCCAATCAGGTCATGATGTCATTTTAGATTTCAATAATGATGTGGGTTATAAAGATATCATTAGCTTTGAGGCAGGTTTATTTAAGGATGCCAATGACTTGGCAGCGCATAGCTCACAAAAAGGCGATAATGTCGTCATCAATATCAGCCGTTCAGATAGCGTCACGATCGAACATGCTATGTTAGACGATGTGTTAAGCAGTACAATTTTAGGATAA
- a CDS encoding glycosyltransferase family 2 protein gives MSFTPHSPNLNTTVKGEATKPTVPVSVITTCYGRNRHLYNLLTSLAAGSVSPAQVILVNDDADQTKLASFGLNIMQLPTTAHTQSQAGTATKAAVETGFDIGRNRNVGADQASFETLIFLDVDCVVAEDFIAGIAAKLDQHPNALLMGQPRYLTRPLSTEESTLLADAEQATPMLAALSVLNPYRHNLAGDEPAIKPTQDYGAFWSLCFAITKTQFNHIGGFDTDYVGYGAEDTDFAFMARALDIPFYLTKDTIYHQQHSVSRPPLNHLSSIVINANRFYDKWQHWPMGGWLEQFAEMGLIDWEPIKKDAIVLTRMPTKQEVEAAHCADAPYV, from the coding sequence ATGTCTTTTACTCCTCATAGCCCTAACCTTAATACTACTGTCAAAGGGGAGGCGACCAAACCTACTGTCCCCGTCAGTGTCATTACCACTTGCTATGGGCGCAACCGCCATTTGTATAATCTTCTGACCAGCTTAGCGGCGGGAAGCGTAAGTCCGGCGCAAGTGATCTTAGTTAATGATGATGCTGATCAAACAAAACTGGCGAGCTTCGGTTTAAATATTATGCAGTTGCCAACGACTGCTCATACGCAAAGCCAAGCGGGTACAGCTACAAAGGCAGCCGTAGAGACTGGTTTCGATATCGGTCGCAATCGTAATGTGGGGGCGGATCAAGCAAGCTTTGAGACGTTAATATTTTTGGATGTGGACTGTGTTGTCGCTGAAGATTTTATTGCAGGTATAGCCGCTAAACTCGACCAGCATCCTAACGCGCTGTTAATGGGACAACCGCGCTATTTAACGCGACCTTTGAGTACTGAAGAGAGTACGCTATTAGCAGATGCTGAACAAGCGACGCCAATGTTAGCGGCATTGTCAGTGCTGAATCCCTATCGTCATAATTTAGCAGGCGATGAGCCTGCCATAAAACCTACTCAGGATTATGGCGCGTTTTGGAGTCTGTGCTTTGCCATTACTAAAACGCAATTTAATCATATCGGTGGCTTCGATACCGATTATGTCGGGTATGGGGCTGAAGATACCGACTTTGCGTTTATGGCGCGTGCCCTCGATATCCCTTTTTATCTGACCAAAGATACGATTTATCATCAGCAGCATAGTGTCTCGCGTCCGCCACTCAATCACTTGTCCAGTATCGTGATTAATGCCAATCGCTTTTATGATAAATGGCAGCATTGGCCTATGGGAGGCTGGCTAGAGCAGTTTGCTGAGATGGGTCTAATCGATTGGGAGCCTATAAAAAAGGACGCTATTGTGCTGACTCGCATGCCCACTAAACAAGAGGTAGAAGCCGCGCACTGTGCTGATGCTCCTTACGTTTAA
- a CDS encoding glycosyltransferase family 4 protein, translated as MMKNLQDTLGLTATESFSATDLQNSSLQQDRFENGRALRIAIIAHSLYPIAQPYAGGLEMITQLLCDELVERGHEVTLFAHADSQTKARLRPFMSRATFEETFYPNEHDSLGSSRDELYQYQLYQEALREIISSVDSSVSGSQKPAFDIVHNHSLHHVPMLVGQALGKRLFTTFHTPIFPHLRLALLTLRHGTDTQFTSISQFQQQLYAEFVPSAVVYNGIDVASFTAQTAPVEEECYFWFGRICPEKGTHLALEYCLAAGKRLLIAGPESNPEYFASEVAPLLAQDAVENGGRGLLTYLGHLSKDQINTQLQHSTAMLFTSTWDEPYGLTLAESLACGTPVIGFNVGAASEIITDEVGIIVPKLDREQFIAAFAKVHELSRAACRARAEQFCSVKAMVDGYLALYNQSLGQSKPWSEQDLQSRAANNALDNNNLDNSNLDNSNLDANHLNDSRANALSGANINPQQVI; from the coding sequence ATGATGAAAAATTTACAAGATACGCTTGGTTTAACGGCGACAGAGAGTTTCTCTGCAACCGATTTACAGAATAGCTCCTTGCAACAAGATAGGTTTGAGAATGGTCGGGCATTACGTATCGCTATCATTGCCCATTCTTTATATCCTATCGCGCAGCCTTATGCGGGCGGGCTGGAAATGATTACACAGTTACTTTGCGATGAGCTAGTAGAGCGTGGCCATGAGGTCACTTTATTTGCCCATGCCGACAGCCAGACTAAGGCGCGTTTACGTCCCTTTATGTCGCGGGCTACTTTTGAGGAGACCTTTTATCCTAATGAGCATGACTCCTTAGGCAGCAGCCGCGATGAGCTTTATCAATATCAGCTCTATCAAGAGGCACTACGTGAGATTATCAGTAGCGTTGACAGCAGTGTCAGTGGCTCCCAAAAACCTGCCTTTGATATTGTGCACAATCATAGCTTGCACCACGTGCCTATGTTAGTGGGTCAAGCGCTAGGGAAGCGCCTGTTTACGACCTTTCATACTCCAATTTTCCCCCATCTGCGTTTGGCACTCCTAACTTTGCGGCATGGTACGGACACTCAGTTCACTAGTATCAGTCAGTTCCAGCAGCAGTTATATGCTGAGTTTGTGCCTTCTGCAGTAGTTTACAATGGCATCGATGTGGCTTCTTTTACCGCACAAACAGCACCGGTAGAAGAGGAATGCTATTTTTGGTTTGGGCGTATTTGTCCTGAAAAAGGTACCCATCTGGCATTAGAGTATTGTTTGGCAGCGGGCAAACGCTTACTGATAGCAGGGCCTGAAAGTAATCCGGAATATTTTGCTAGCGAAGTGGCGCCCTTACTTGCGCAAGATGCCGTTGAAAATGGCGGTCGCGGCTTACTCACTTATCTAGGTCACCTGAGTAAAGACCAAATTAATACCCAACTGCAGCACTCTACGGCGATGCTATTTACTAGTACTTGGGATGAGCCTTATGGGCTTACCTTAGCGGAAAGCCTGGCTTGTGGTACGCCCGTCATTGGATTTAATGTAGGAGCGGCGAGTGAAATTATTACGGATGAAGTGGGTATCATCGTGCCCAAGCTTGACCGTGAGCAGTTTATCGCCGCATTCGCTAAAGTTCATGAGCTATCGCGAGCAGCTTGCCGCGCTCGTGCTGAGCAATTTTGTTCCGTCAAGGCGATGGTAGACGGTTATCTTGCGCTCTATAATCAAAGTCTAGGACAGAGTAAGCCGTGGTCTGAGCAGGATTTGCAAAGTAGGGCGGCTAATAATGCGTTAGATAATAATAATTTGGACAACAGCAATTTAGACAATAGTAATTTAGATGCTAACCACTTAAATGACAGCAGGGCGAATGCTTTAAGCGGCGCTAATATAAACCCTCAGCAAGTGATTTAG
- a CDS encoding calcium-binding protein, which yields MGMFAYKNYAEPEAAQLVADAHRLSAFTNAHNFSGLPGATLLNLLGDITGNLFANETNVSIPEGWQELGPADLKLSPDAMDITGYYTFPSLYTGDLALGGPQAKVFAQYDEAGNVTKVNLNFCGTNNLIDTVDYLDLNRGRGAELYEPLLEVIKDFTQENGLAGSDVLISGFSLGGGLTNMMAEERHDLADGFFIDSDYIGIEPPTIYNDADVVLNFGFENDAVYRITGNADSFVGALIDMDPGLINPDRDFASSMDNLVLFNDVYASPIWEVSPFSILNIPVGWYSHFNAITTTAIPRIIDSAFYEYTQKDSTVIVSELSAFSRDTTWVRDKPTHTSDHYNTSAFLIGTKYSDLIAGGNNSDHIDSGDGNDTIKVGKGVDHVDGSEGIDEIRVAGRGKDWQVYQTQDDTLFFIDKDGNNLVEADNIESVSFQDELLSHHHSYLITDIGLVDQRPIMHWLNNGDKDFAEHVEGTLGNDSLMGQVVFGRAGDDTLCGTTQQDVLHGGSGEDRLQGLAGNDRLFGAEGNDFVAGGRGNDQLIGGLGNDTFSIGERAGQDVIVDFNNDVGYQDIISFHANLFVDTSDLAANTTQKGHDVVVTMGRWDSVIIENALVVDVLNNAVLG from the coding sequence ATGGGAATGTTTGCTTATAAAAATTATGCAGAGCCAGAGGCGGCACAACTGGTGGCTGACGCGCATAGACTTTCTGCTTTTACCAATGCGCATAACTTCTCTGGACTACCAGGGGCTACATTATTGAATTTACTCGGAGATATTACGGGGAATTTATTCGCTAATGAGACTAATGTTAGTATTCCTGAGGGCTGGCAAGAGCTCGGCCCTGCAGACTTAAAGCTCAGCCCAGATGCCATGGATATTACGGGGTATTATACGTTTCCAAGTTTATATACCGGCGATTTGGCGTTAGGAGGGCCGCAAGCCAAAGTCTTCGCCCAATATGACGAGGCGGGTAATGTCACTAAAGTAAATCTAAACTTCTGTGGTACCAATAATTTAATTGATACCGTAGATTATTTGGATCTCAATAGAGGCAGAGGCGCTGAGCTTTATGAGCCGCTCCTCGAAGTCATCAAAGACTTCACTCAGGAAAATGGCTTGGCAGGCAGTGACGTTTTGATTAGTGGTTTTAGTTTGGGTGGCGGTCTGACTAACATGATGGCAGAAGAGCGACATGACTTAGCTGACGGTTTCTTCATTGACTCGGACTATATAGGTATCGAGCCGCCAACCATTTATAACGATGCCGACGTGGTATTAAACTTTGGGTTTGAAAATGATGCCGTTTACCGTATTACTGGCAATGCCGACAGCTTTGTAGGGGCGTTGATAGATATGGACCCCGGCCTTATTAACCCTGACCGAGACTTTGCCAGCAGTATGGACAATTTGGTCTTATTCAATGATGTCTATGCTTCCCCTATTTGGGAAGTGAGTCCGTTTTCTATCTTGAATATCCCTGTAGGCTGGTACAGCCATTTCAATGCCATTACGACCACGGCTATCCCGCGCATTATTGACTCAGCTTTCTATGAGTATACGCAAAAAGACAGCACGGTAATCGTATCAGAGTTGTCGGCATTTAGTCGCGATACGACTTGGGTAAGGGATAAACCGACCCACACTTCCGACCATTACAACACTTCCGCATTTTTAATTGGTACAAAATACAGCGACTTAATTGCAGGGGGCAATAACTCTGACCATATTGACTCAGGCGATGGCAACGACACCATCAAAGTAGGTAAAGGCGTAGATCACGTAGATGGTAGTGAGGGCATTGATGAGATTCGCGTGGCAGGTCGCGGTAAGGATTGGCAGGTCTATCAGACGCAAGATGATACGCTATTCTTTATTGATAAGGACGGCAACAATCTGGTGGAAGCGGATAATATAGAATCGGTGAGTTTCCAAGACGAGTTACTGAGTCATCATCATAGTTATTTAATTACGGATATAGGGTTAGTCGACCAACGGCCTATTATGCACTGGTTAAATAATGGGGATAAGGACTTTGCTGAGCATGTTGAAGGTACTTTAGGTAATGATTCATTAATGGGGCAAGTGGTCTTTGGTCGTGCCGGCGATGACACCCTTTGTGGTACCACACAACAAGATGTATTACATGGCGGTAGCGGTGAGGATCGCTTACAAGGCTTGGCGGGTAACGATCGCTTATTCGGGGCTGAAGGCAACGACTTTGTAGCTGGCGGTCGGGGTAATGACCAGTTAATTGGCGGGCTTGGTAACGACACCTTTAGCATTGGCGAGCGGGCGGGACAAGATGTCATTGTCGATTTCAATAATGATGTGGGCTATCAAGATATCATTAGTTTTCACGCTAATTTGTTTGTAGATACTAGTGACTTAGCGGCTAATACCACGCAAAAAGGGCATGACGTCGTGGTGACTATGGGACGTTGGGATAGTGTGATTATTGAAAATGCCTTAGTAGTTGATGTGCTTAACAATGCGGTTTTAGGCTAG